Proteins from a single region of Cydia amplana chromosome 17, ilCydAmpl1.1, whole genome shotgun sequence:
- the LOC134656013 gene encoding glucoside xylosyltransferase 1, with amino-acid sequence MDVQLEINSLKYIMRRLPLWKIVVLLGFSFMIIYLYSWISNDDVSFVNRPRGTASTQLLTLRPQSTIPQRTTINRIVLSFVVCDSRFNESLNVVKSVLLFTKTPVHFVIFTDDNLKLKFNDTLSNWRVLTDYQLDFELHSINFPEEHVDDWMNLFSKCAAQRLFIPKLITHIDAMIYVDTDTLFLGPADELWLKFSLFNISQISAMALENDNPNVSWYPRFAKHPFYGKYGLNSGVMLMNLTRMRDFGWVDYVTPIMLKWKLYIPWGDQDIINVIFHYHPRAVLELSCRYNYRTDQCMYGDACPDATAAGVFLLHGSRKAFHAHKQPAFEAVYRAVEEWSVGLDPSDMPAVLERYYTEAPPSLCGNLKDAFLKVPTATIAELHRKPDRDPINRVATSSYEVEERRDQE; translated from the exons ATGGATGTTCAGTTAGAAATTAATTCGTTAAAATATATCATGAGACGGTTACCTCTTTGGAAAATCGTAGTTTTACTGGGTTTTAGTTttatgataatttatttatactcTTGGATTAGTAATGATGATGTGAGCTTTGTAAATAGACCTCGGGGTACAGCGAGCACTCAATTATTAACGTT AAGACCTCAAAGTACTATACCTCAGAGGACTACCATAAACAGGATCGTTTTGTCGTTCGTTGTGTGTGACTCAAGATTCAACGAATCCCTGAATGTTGTTAAATCCGTGTTACTGTTTACTAAGACTCCCGTGCACTTCGTCATATTCACAGACGACAATCTTAAATTGAAATTCAATGACACTCTTAGCAACTGGAGAGTGCTAACTGACTACCAGCTTGATTTTGAGTTGCACAGCATTAACTTTCCTGAGGAACATGTCGATGATTGGATGAACTTATTCAGCAAGTGTGCTGCGCAACGATTATTTATACCG AAACTGATCACCCACATTGATGCCATGATCTATGTGGACACTGACACCCTGTTCCTGGGCCCCGCTGACGAGTTGTGGCTCAAGTTCTCCCTGTTCAATATCTCACAAATATCTGCCATGGCCCTCGAAAATGACAATCCTAATGTGTCTTGGTACCCTAGATTTGCCAAGCATCCATTTTATGGGAAGTATG GGCTAAATTCAGGTGTGATGTTAATGAACCTGACAAGAATGAGGGACTTTGGTTGGGTTGACTATGTCACCCCAATCATGCTTAAATGGAAATTGTACATACCATGGGGAGACCAG GATATAATAAACGTAATATTCCACTACCACCCTCGCGCCGTGCTCGAGCTCTCCTGCCGCTACAACTACCGCACGGATCAGTGCATGTACGGCGACGCGTGCCCCGACGCGACCGCCGCCGGCGTGTTCCTCCTGCACGGCAGCAGGAAGGCCTTCCACGCGCACAAGCAGCCCGCTTTTGAG GCAGTATACCGGGCCGTCGAGGAGTGGTCGGTCGGCTTGGACCCCTCCGACATGCCGGCCGTCCTCGAGCGCTACTACACAGAGGCCCCGCCCTCGCTGTGCGGCAACCTCAAGGACGCCTTCCTGAAGGTCCCCACGGCCACAATAGCCGAGCTACACAGGAAACCCGACAGGGACCcgattaatagg GTAGCGACTTCATCTTACGAAGTTGAAGAGCGAAGGGACCAAGAGTGA